GCAGTTAAAATGACACATCCTTTTTAAGAGTGCAGTAACTTGTGCAACCCTACGTAACTCCTGTGTTTATTCTAGTAGGGGATTATAAGGTACTCTGGGCTCCTCCTGGGTAACAAACACCAGCACTTTAGCCAGGTATTTGCTGAGCGTGCCGTAGCGACGCAGCCTTAGCTCCAGAGAAAGCTCAAAGTCCTGCGGCTTGTTGGTGAGCTTTGCCACAGACATCACGCCACCGGTGGGCACCTGCTCCGTCTTGAAGAAGCCGCCCTCGTTGCCAGCGGTGATAACAATCTGGATGTCATCGCCGGCCACGGTGTGGGTGGGGCCCATGCGGAAGATGTTGGTGAAGACGGGGATGTTGGTGGGGAAGGTGAGGTAGTAGTAGGTTATTCTCATGGGCATGGCCAGGCACTCGACAGACTCATTGCAAAGCAAGCGTTCACATCGACTGCAAAGAGAGAAGGGaggtggggagggagggggagggggggggcagggcAGGATGGGACAAGACAgaacaaacaaagcacagagagaaggagagagagagagagagagaaagagagaccagGGGTAAATTAAATTTGCCGTGCATGGCATGCAGTGGAAAGGAACATCAGTCTCTGCAGCATTATACGTCACAGGCCAGTCATGGTGCCCTCTGTGGGGTCATGCAGGAAGATATTTACTGACTTCATACGCAGCCTCTACTGTAACTGAGCCAATGAGAGAGTATCCATATGCATTTCATCATTCTAAAAATAAGAGAACATGCTACAGCCGAATCTTTACTGAAGTCATTCCAGCATTAAGCACACTGGACATGCAGAgccttgaataaaatatgaatacgGGTCGGTTTAAAAGGCTTGACAGTGTTTACTGTTGTACTCAGAGCTCTTGGTGGGAACACCAATCAGACTTGACTGTGAGGAACATGAACCTTGCTCTGAGAGTGTGTATTTGTCCgcagttttgtgtttgtgcacagtTGTCGCATTTAAAGTTGTGTCTGTTGACAAATGTGTGCTGTTCAGCAAAAATATGTACAGAATCCGGATACTCACGTCTCTCCAACTCGCCGATAGTTGTTCGGACACTCGAAGGACAAGCATCTGTGTCCTCCCTGTACATTAAAGCAGCTCTGGttcactgtgcatgtgtgtattccTGCTacacattcatcaacatctgggagcgaaaagacaaaaaagtagaaaaatgtgatttcaaaacattcacaaaaaaaaaatgactaaattgACACACGCCTACATGTGTGGGATAGTTTACCCTGGCAGCTGCGCCCATTGGGTGCCAAGGTGTAGCCAATGACAGGACAGGAACAGTGGAAGCTACCAGGGGTGTTGTGACAGCGATAGGAGCAAATATGACCTCCGGTGGGCAGGGCACACTCATCTATGTCTAAAAAGtgtgacagagacagaaaaagtctGTCAAAccaatattcatgtttttttctaagtATCTATTAAAATGGTTCCATTTTACCTTCACAAGTCATGCCATCTATGTCACTGAGCTGGTAGCCACGGCGACAGTAACACTGGTAGGAGCCGTACACGTTGGCACACTCTTGACTGCATGGGTTGCTCTCGCACTCGTTCAGATCTATGCAGAGAAAAGATTATTACAGACCCTGCAAAAGCATAAATACCATGCACCTGCAGAGAGGTGGCTCCTCCTGGTTTAGGTATTTGTCTTACCGTCACAATTCCTGCCATCTAAGGCTAGCTTGAAGCCGGTGGTGCAGCTACACTTGTGGGATCCCCGAGTGTTCTCACACTTATGAGCACACAGGCGGCCAGGGTAGTGCCTGCATTCATTAATATCTAAAACACAATGTCCAAATATGCCACAGTGAGAAGCTTAAATTAtgacaaaatgatatatatatatatgttttatttattcatgcagaAGATACACTTGGATTTAGCTACTTGTGTTAGAACATCAAGCGAGATTGACCAGCTGCTTACCCTCACAAAGCCGACTGATGCTGTTGAAGATGTAGCCAGCCTGACACTCGCAGCGGTAGGAGCCCACCAGGTTGATACAACTATGACCTGAACAGACCTGTTCAGGGCCCCTACACTCATCAATATCTGTGGAGGGGGACGCAAACAACAGGAAAAACACCATTAAATGCACCTCGGACAGGTTAGTGAGATGCTCTGTTATCTAGGAATGGTGAGTTTTTCCAGCCGTACCAACACAGCGTGAGCCTTCTTCGTTGAGGTGGTATCCTCGGCCACAGTTCACGGAGTTCCTCTGGCAGGTGTAGGAGCCAGCTGTGTTCATGCAGAGCTGCCCGCGTTGGCAGGGGCCCGTCCGGCTCACACATTCATCAATATCTGACAACACAGATgccatttttaaatcatgaaaacaTTGCCCTGATCAGTCTTATATAATATAACTGAATATGCAGTTCTTTAAATGGAAACTTTGGTCTAAAGCTGGTTCAAAGGCCATACTAACTCTCATCATTACAGATCCagcctctcctcccccccctgtACTAGCCCTTCTCCCATCATTCCCCTTTCTCAACTGCTCCCCATTTCCCTTAATTAGTCCTGCAGGATTTTCCGTCTAGCTTACCGATGTTATTCTGCCTATTGAATCACAGGTAGTCACCTAAAATATACATGTAATATATTCTCTTGCAGTTGTCGTTAAGGGCTGTTGTAGGTGTACGGTGGTTACCAATGCAGTTGCCGAGGGCATCCTGGATAAAGCCGGGACCGCACTTGACCTTAGGGAAACAACGGAACGACCCCTGGGTGTTTTGGCACTCAAAGTCTTGGACACAGTTATGGATGCCAGTCTCACACTCATCAATGTCTGGATAGAGAAATCACAGCAAAATTCGCCATTGAACACACTGACAATaccgtaaaaaaaaacatgactcagaCACACAGTAATAGAGGCAAACTGAGTGCCCTGACCTTTGCAGTTGTTGTCGTCAGTGAGTTCATAGCCGGTACCACAGCTGACCTCTCTCTGGCAACGGAAGGAGCCCTCTGTGTTGATACAACGCTCTCCTCCGCGACAGTTACTGGCTCCCAACAAACACTCGTTGATATCTGTGTTTGAAAGCAGATAATATCTTATTGTGCTGATATTTCCAATAGTGCGCACATTATTGGAGTTTATTTTATCCAAAAAACATTCTCTGTGCTCTAATTTCTTTGTcacatttaaattgaaaaattcAAAGTTAAAGAGTAGGAGGAGTGCTGCCTACCCTCACAGCTCTTTCCGTCTGGCTTGAGTTTATAGCCTTTGAAGCAGGTACAAGTACCATTTCCCACACAGTCATGTGCACATTTTCCtatcaaagaaacacaaatgttgATAAGTGATCATGGCATTTGCAAGATTGAATCAGTTAGGTGTAGAAAAGCCtgtttattgatgtattaaACCATACCTTTGCACTGATCAGTTAATACTGAATTATCGCCATTGTCGTTGGTTTCATCCTTGTTTGGTACTgcatgagagaaaacaaaacattttaacaacttAAGAGCAGCcctgaagtgttttttattttttttccagggcTGCAACTTACgaatatcttgttttgtctgtcaaTCAAAGCAAAACCACAAAAGTCTCACAACTGAAAAGTTGGTGCAAGAATATCCTTGATATTTTTTGCTGGAGTGCTCATGAGCAACACACTTCATTTCTTATTAGTGTTTACCACCTTTGGAAGAACTGACCAAGAAGCAATGACCACATACATCCAACAGGGGGCAGTGTGTGCTAATATTTGACAACACCTGTGTCGCTTTAAATTTTCTTCATTATTATGCTCCTCCAATTTTCTTAGATATTTAATGTGTTTCGCCACAGGTTTTCCCATGGGGCTTTCTGTTTTCCTACCCTAATGTAAGTTGCCTGCTTTGATGCAAAAaactctgcaaaaaaatatatatttggtctACTTCATGCTTGATTTCTATCACCCACATTCACTTATTTGTGCGGGTGTGGTCTGGTTGTCTGGGGCTCCATCCACGCAGCAGGCCCGGGACACCAGGCCACACTGGTAGCCCACTGACAGGTTGTGGTCACAGGGTAGATGCTTCGCCTGGTTCGACTTCCCCAGAAGACAACAGTCGCAGCACATCTACAGAACACAGAGAAGAATACATTATAAGCATTGGTGCATAATGCATAATTAAGGATAAACACTATATTGTACAGTAGAGAATTATCACCCTACTCTCTAATTGCACCAGGTGAAGTGAAACCAAAACTGCAGGCTAGAAAAAGCAGACTGTAGGAGGATGTAGACAAAACAGGGTTTTACTCTAACGAATGAGGAGGATGTGATTCAGACAGACAGCCAAGCTCTCAATCAACCCGACAGACAAAGAGGAGGTTGATTGAGAAGACATGCCAAGTGACTGgcttcagacagacagacagaatgaaaGGCAGTGATGAGATGACATCATCCCCTCTGGCTCAAGCATGCTCAATCAATCATTATGGCAGCCTGGTAATGTCAGTCAGGGAGGGGGATGAAAGGTGCAGAGTGTGGGGgatgggtgtgtttgtgtttcactttgGATATATATGATATAGTGGTAGTGATAGCATGAATGGACTCatgcttgtttgtttctgcagccCCCAGTGTTGACCCTACTCGTCATTTTGAATAATGTACATTTTGGCTTCCCTGATAAGAGTTAGATGAGCAGATTGATACCACACTCATGCATGTGCTTAACGTATCAAGCTGGAGACAGATAGCTTAGCTTCGTGTAAAGACCATGAACAGGGGGAAAAGCTAACCTGGCTCTGCCCAATGTAATGCCATATTATGCCTTGTTtacaggttgttgttgttgttgttgttgttgttgttgttgttgttgttgttgttgttttaaggGGAAAtatgtgctggactatttcttatttttgttttattttattttatttatttatttatttatttatttatttatttatttatttatttatttatttatttatttatttatttatttatttatttatttatttatttatttatctattcatttattCCTTTACTTACCAGGGACAGTGCGTCAACATTTCAGGATCCACCTTAATGTAACTGTGCTAATGAGTTAGCTAGAGAGCAAATTTTTGTCTGTAATACCTGGTCaggttattttaatttagtggCCTAATATTATCAGTGCAATACAACAGCAAACACTATACTACAACGATGTACAGCACATTACAACACGATACCAtacaatacataaaataaaaatacaatacaaaagtTGCAGATTTGTAAAAACAATGAGAGTATATAACGGCAGTGCCAGAGATGAGGTAGTATGATTACTCGTGATTGCAGGTTTGGTTTGCTTTAAGCCAtctctttagtttttgtttaaaagttgAATAATTAGTGCTCTCTCTTAAATCAATAGGAAGActgttgtagtagttggttgcTCTGACTGACAAGACTGTTTGCCCAAACTTGCCAAGTCTGTATTGTACAACTTGGTCCCCTCTGGTATTGTCCTCTTGTTATTCTGCTGCTATTATGAAATGATTATGTGTGGGAAGTGCAAGCCCATGTAGAGCCTTAGAGAATGTTTAGAACTATCAGAATGAAATAGATGACGTCTCCACCGGTTGCATGATGTCAAGACTTTAGGAAGTCAGCCTGCTTTGccggccaagaaatagtcaTGCATGCATAAACAAACTGTTGAATCATAAAGTAACATAACTTTAGTCTCTGTAGATAAACGTTATATAATGTATCAGTACACTTTTAAGATGCTGGTAGGCAGatctttttcacctttttacagagccaggctagctgcttCCGACTGCTTCCAggccttatgctaagctaagctaatattCTTCTGGCTGAAATACTACAAATTCTAccatgcctaaacctaaccaatccAACCAACGAAAGCATCAGGTACTgtccaatcagaggcagagtagggcgggtcaTGCCTTTGACATAGCAGGATTCTTAATTCAGCCTCCTGTTAGCTTTATGTATTGCACATGACAGTAGCATCATTCTTCTGATATAATTTAAGAATATTCTTTATTGTCCTaatgttacagaaaaaaatacttattttcagtTGTGATTTTAATTGACCTTTTTTAACGGTCaatcaaataaagacaaactgtCCCTCAATTACATTTATCTCAAACTTTTAAGAAAACGCACCAGCTTGCAGTTCTCTACATTTTGCCAAACATTCATCTTTCCATGGTGTGTTGATGTGAAAATATCGGG
This is a stretch of genomic DNA from Anoplopoma fimbria isolate UVic2021 breed Golden Eagle Sablefish chromosome 19, Afim_UVic_2022, whole genome shotgun sequence. It encodes these proteins:
- the fbln1 gene encoding fibulin-1; amino-acid sequence: MDPCVLLLCSLFGVLLGQGAEQLSIEDCCKDGQRRGNDNEYCASLPLISESIPCRIVQEHCCVTVLEDNMCTTGINIAKEQATCDSLFTNTCETKTTKMCCDCCLLGKSNQAKHLPCDHNLSVGYQCGLVSRACCVDGAPDNQTTPAQISELPNKDETNDNGDNSVLTDQCKGKCAHDCVGNGTCTCFKGYKLKPDGKSCEDINECLLGASNCRGGERCINTEGSFRCQREVSCGTGYELTDDNNCKDIDECETGIHNCVQDFECQNTQGSFRCFPKVKCGPGFIQDALGNCIDIDECVSRTGPCQRGQLCMNTAGSYTCQRNSVNCGRGYHLNEEGSRCVDIDECRGPEQVCSGHSCINLVGSYRCECQAGYIFNSISRLCEDINECRHYPGRLCAHKCENTRGSHKCSCTTGFKLALDGRNCDDLNECESNPCSQECANVYGSYQCYCRRGYQLSDIDGMTCEDIDECALPTGGHICSYRCHNTPGSFHCSCPVIGYTLAPNGRSCQDVDECVAGIHTCTVNQSCFNVQGGHRCLSFECPNNYRRVGETVARLQRSETIRCIKSCQPNDVTCVLDPMHSVSHTFISLPTFREFTRPEEIVFLRTTVPAYGSYHLSTYDVKFDILEGNVENAFDIVKRVENGLYVGVVRQVKSLIGPLATVLKLSMRNLTTQGDSGQNIINVHVFVSEFWF